AAGAAACAATGCCAAATATTTTCTTTCCAAAAGTTCCACCAAAATACCTTTTCATAATGATAAAGTATGAAACAATGAGAGAAAATAAAAATAAAGTTGATATTCCCTCAAGGTTAAAACCTTCCTCTGTTAAACCTCCAAAAAAATAGGCAAGAATATAACCAAAAATAACAAAACAACCCAAGAAATCTATAAAAAA
This DNA window, taken from Candidatus Babeliales bacterium, encodes the following:
- a CDS encoding RDD family protein, which translates into the protein MNSDLLCSSCPPTWKKIMSFFIDFLGCFVIFGYILAYFFGGLTEEGFNLEGISTLFLFSLIVSYFIIMKRYFGGTFGKKIFGIVSSKHHK